A genomic stretch from Candidatus Baltobacteraceae bacterium includes:
- a CDS encoding acyl-CoA reductase has product MSKTYSLDAASIIGAAADAAQRWSDADFPPRVRATESIAKRTGYTIPVVDYALDRLFGPLRAPALERAIAQELGSVAALDRFVERDGIQSRAYPIGNAVIISSETTIGVAIVPAIFGLCAKCTVLVKDREDALIDAFFQTLAQEHPELAKRATARAWKGGDPLEDRELRVADTVVAFGRDESLAEIRRALRPGARFVGYGHRASIGYVSREALANETLARAAAQGAARDLILYDGEGCMSLHVLFVERDAAIMPHAFAQMLIDAAAVASVEFPARKLDPRVVTYCTGASFRQALGRGSVLRTPSADTTLVLDPPHHEPPPLLPRILPLYSIDGPDECEEYVRSHGLPLEAFALAAPSETLADLGARLGAARIARLGEMQSPGPELHHGGRARIGDFIRWVDVA; this is encoded by the coding sequence ATGTCGAAGACCTACTCGCTCGACGCGGCTAGCATCATCGGCGCCGCCGCGGATGCAGCGCAGCGCTGGAGCGATGCTGATTTTCCGCCGCGCGTCCGAGCGACCGAATCGATCGCCAAGCGCACCGGCTACACGATCCCAGTCGTCGACTACGCGCTCGATCGCCTCTTCGGGCCGCTGAGAGCACCGGCGCTCGAACGCGCCATTGCACAGGAGCTCGGTTCGGTGGCTGCACTCGACCGGTTCGTCGAACGTGACGGCATTCAGTCGCGGGCGTATCCCATCGGCAACGCCGTCATCATCTCGAGCGAAACGACGATCGGCGTCGCGATCGTTCCAGCGATCTTTGGGCTTTGTGCGAAGTGCACGGTGCTTGTGAAAGACCGCGAGGACGCCCTGATCGATGCGTTCTTCCAAACGCTCGCGCAAGAGCATCCGGAGCTCGCAAAGCGCGCCACCGCGCGAGCCTGGAAAGGCGGCGATCCTCTCGAAGATCGCGAGCTGCGCGTCGCCGACACCGTGGTCGCATTCGGGCGCGATGAATCGCTGGCGGAGATCCGGCGTGCATTGCGTCCGGGCGCGCGATTCGTCGGCTATGGCCACCGCGCCAGCATCGGCTACGTAAGCCGTGAGGCGCTGGCGAACGAGACGCTCGCGCGCGCAGCCGCCCAAGGTGCGGCTCGCGATCTCATCCTGTACGACGGCGAAGGCTGCATGTCGCTGCACGTGCTTTTCGTGGAGCGTGATGCCGCGATTATGCCGCATGCATTCGCCCAGATGCTGATTGACGCGGCGGCGGTCGCATCCGTTGAATTTCCGGCCCGGAAGCTCGATCCGCGGGTCGTGACGTACTGCACCGGCGCGAGTTTTCGCCAGGCGCTCGGGCGCGGCAGCGTGCTGCGTACCCCGTCCGCGGATACGACGCTAGTCTTAGATCCGCCGCATCACGAGCCGCCGCCGCTTCTGCCTCGCATCCTTCCGCTCTACTCGATCGACGGGCCTGATGAATGCGAAGAGTACGTGCGCAGCCACGGATTGCCGCTGGAAGCGTTTGCGCTCGCCGCGCCGAGCGAGACGCTCGCGGACCTCGGAGCACGGCTCGGTGCCGCACGCATCGCGCGTCTTGGTGAGATGCAATCGCCGGGACCGGAACTGCACCACGGAGGCCGAGCGCGTATCGGCGATTTCATCCGATGGGTGGATGTCGCGTGA